A stretch of Aristophania vespae DNA encodes these proteins:
- a CDS encoding adenylate/guanylate cyclase domain-containing protein, with amino-acid sequence MIEDPEDHNMLERTIALVSSIEAVRFTERNKRFNKNNYKEQKSFEEASASHEANILKIDKGFLLDPKDQEDGLPQDGLYPLVPLMVLEFVESYTTQKDTAQRNLDLINDLSKQIQNAAKDAGLFSMQVAGNRLNLLGSCSQELDIGSVLRLADAAVNIREICLNALTGLSTRLMFRIGIDVGPVIAAQIGENPSVFNVWGDALSVADLMAHNAPDGGQIQVSEQAYRLLREYFLFRPRGDFYLPNKGITRSYIMAGRR; translated from the coding sequence ATGATTGAGGATCCTGAAGATCATAATATGCTGGAGCGTACAATAGCCCTTGTTTCATCAATTGAGGCAGTGCGCTTTACCGAGCGCAATAAAAGATTCAACAAAAATAATTACAAAGAACAGAAGAGCTTTGAAGAAGCCAGTGCCTCTCATGAAGCTAATATTCTTAAAATCGACAAGGGTTTTCTTTTAGATCCAAAAGACCAGGAAGATGGTTTGCCGCAAGATGGTCTTTATCCGCTTGTTCCTCTAATGGTTTTGGAATTTGTTGAATCTTATACAACCCAGAAAGATACGGCCCAGCGTAATCTCGATTTGATTAATGATCTTTCCAAGCAGATCCAAAATGCTGCGAAAGATGCCGGTCTTTTTTCAATGCAGGTTGCTGGCAATAGATTGAATTTACTGGGTAGCTGTAGTCAGGAACTCGATATAGGTAGTGTGTTACGCCTTGCTGATGCAGCGGTAAATATTCGTGAAATCTGTCTTAATGCGTTGACCGGTTTGTCAACAAGATTAATGTTTCGCATCGGTATAGATGTTGGTCCGGTGATCGCTGCTCAGATTGGTGAAAATCCAAGCGTCTTTAATGTGTGGGGAGATGCTCTTTCGGTCGCTGATTTGATGGCACATAATGCTCCGGACGGAGGACAAATACAGGTTTCAGAGCAGGCTTACAGATTGTTGAGAGAATATTTCCTCTTTAGGCCAAGAGGTGATTTTTATCTCCCTAACAAGGGTATTACACGCAGTTACATTATGGCGGGCCGGAGATGA
- the fghA gene encoding S-formylglutathione hydrolase: MNRHNFEIIESHFSFGGTLQFLRFNSKTLGVKTNFGLYLPPQAQDGHKVPVIYALAGLTSNYENFLVKANALRFAAKWGIALVAPDTSPRDTNIKEENESSDLGTGAGFYLDATAEPWAHHYKMASFVGHELPKILEENFPLDPALCGIMGHSMGGMGALGFALRQPEKWKSVSAFAPICLPSRTEWGQKVTAAYFGGNKQEWQHYDPCLLLKAGHSHPCKILVDQGLNDEFLTILQPEALEETARQVNQPLTLRRHQNYDHSYWFVQSFIEEHIAHHASILTAL, from the coding sequence ATGAATAGGCATAATTTTGAAATTATTGAATCTCATTTTAGTTTTGGCGGAACGCTTCAATTTTTGCGCTTCAACTCAAAAACTTTGGGCGTAAAAACTAATTTTGGCCTTTATCTCCCACCCCAGGCGCAAGATGGTCATAAGGTACCAGTGATTTATGCCCTTGCCGGGTTGACCAGTAATTATGAGAATTTTCTGGTTAAGGCAAATGCCCTACGTTTTGCTGCCAAATGGGGTATAGCACTTGTAGCGCCTGACACATCTCCACGTGATACAAACATTAAAGAAGAAAATGAAAGTTCTGACCTGGGGACAGGGGCTGGATTTTATCTTGATGCTACGGCCGAGCCCTGGGCACATCATTATAAAATGGCCAGCTTTGTGGGGCATGAATTACCCAAAATTCTGGAAGAAAATTTCCCCTTAGATCCGGCATTATGCGGTATAATGGGCCATTCAATGGGAGGAATGGGGGCTCTTGGCTTTGCCCTACGTCAACCAGAAAAGTGGAAAAGCGTTTCAGCCTTTGCACCTATTTGCTTACCGTCACGTACAGAGTGGGGGCAAAAAGTAACAGCAGCCTATTTTGGCGGTAATAAACAGGAATGGCAGCATTATGACCCCTGTTTATTGCTCAAAGCAGGGCATAGTCACCCTTGTAAAATACTGGTTGATCAAGGGCTGAATGATGAATTTCTTACCATTCTTCAGCCAGAGGCTCTTGAAGAAACAGCACGCCAGGTGAACCAGCCATTAACGTTGCGGCGGCATCAAAATTATGACCATTCATATTGGTTTGTGCAAAGTTTTATAGAAGAGCATATAGCCCATCATGCTTCCATATTAACGGCTTTATAA
- a CDS encoding bestrophin family protein has translation MVVKRRYGLTILIKETLPSLIILALWDFVVVILFQIYHQTWMEQPALPISLMGSALALFLGIRNNAAYARWWEGRTLWGSITNNCRSFGREVASLLNGRPDLAKAMAAYPYLLKAALSESEIGEEVGTLLSKDMQQRVFSCSNKANALLYEIGIEVRKEVDKYHIDGAVHGTIDRILSDLANAQGGLERIQKTPLPIQYSVLPNIVTHLFCIMLPITAVQTLGWITPLGSSIIGLLFQMLDRSGRDLQEPFKSTSHALPMLNMSRTIERDLLEPLGLKSHPMIQPRNGVLP, from the coding sequence TTGGTTGTTAAACGTCGTTATGGGCTGACAATTCTCATCAAAGAAACACTACCCTCTCTCATAATACTAGCATTATGGGACTTTGTTGTGGTGATTCTCTTTCAGATTTACCACCAAACTTGGATGGAACAACCCGCCCTTCCCATCTCTCTTATGGGATCAGCTTTGGCTTTGTTTCTCGGTATTAGAAATAATGCAGCATATGCCCGCTGGTGGGAGGGTCGAACCTTATGGGGTTCCATTACAAATAACTGCCGCTCTTTTGGGCGAGAGGTTGCTTCGCTTCTTAACGGACGGCCTGACCTTGCAAAAGCTATGGCAGCCTATCCTTACCTTTTAAAAGCCGCCCTTAGTGAAAGTGAAATTGGTGAAGAGGTGGGCACTTTATTATCCAAAGATATGCAACAACGGGTTTTTTCTTGCTCTAACAAGGCAAATGCTCTGCTTTATGAAATTGGAATAGAGGTCAGGAAAGAAGTTGATAAATACCACATAGATGGCGCTGTGCATGGCACGATTGATCGTATTTTATCCGACCTTGCCAATGCCCAAGGAGGGCTGGAGCGTATTCAGAAAACACCCCTGCCCATACAGTACTCGGTATTACCTAACATTGTAACACATCTTTTTTGCATTATGTTGCCAATTACAGCAGTGCAAACTTTGGGATGGATTACTCCTTTAGGCTCAAGCATCATTGGTCTTTTATTCCAAATGCTTGATAGAAGTGGCCGTGATTTACAGGAACCTTTTAAAAGCACATCCCATGCCTTGCCGATGCTCAATATGTCACGAACCATAGAACGTGACCTTCTGGAACCTCTAGGTTTAAAATCTCATCCTATGATACAACCACGCAACGGGGTACTACCATAA
- the hisI gene encoding phosphoribosyl-AMP cyclohydrolase, which yields MTWQAPDEMSLNSILQNVRFDQNGLIAAIAQDENKTILMLAWMNLEALKETLLTGRVCYYSRSRQTLWRKGESSGQVQKLLSAALDCDGDALLMTVMQKGVACHTGRKSCFYQEITSRGLKANTAPEIDPSELYGSEDIKR from the coding sequence ATGACCTGGCAAGCCCCCGATGAAATGAGCCTAAATTCCATTTTGCAAAATGTCAGATTTGACCAAAATGGTCTTATAGCAGCCATAGCTCAGGACGAAAATAAGACAATACTTATGCTTGCCTGGATGAATTTGGAGGCTTTGAAAGAAACATTATTAACGGGACGCGTCTGCTATTATTCAAGAAGCAGACAGACATTATGGCGCAAGGGTGAAAGCTCAGGCCAGGTGCAAAAGTTACTTTCCGCTGCGCTTGATTGCGATGGCGATGCTTTACTTATGACTGTTATGCAAAAAGGTGTCGCCTGCCATACAGGACGCAAAAGCTGTTTTTATCAGGAAATTACCTCTCGCGGCCTAAAAGCTAACACAGCTCCAGAAATTGACCCCTCTGAACTTTATGGTTCAGAGGACATCAAAAGGTAA
- a CDS encoding cache domain-containing protein codes for MSSPSNRRWQIAQFLAPIFGVVLVIGAIILVSLHNYHSTREGAIQLSRSLLNSEQRYITQEVSNYLSPARSSSVVAKDLLNGPDIDKDVINFMLLGRSVLKNVPQVASFYLADDEGHFWMMAPRDGNYEETTYKIENGQHVFHHEIRDSEGRFVSEDDLKTDPYDPRGQNWYLGALKKEQQPGKLSLFWRDPVPYLSTNQFIITASTTFKTIDGRRMVFAINIALNQLSHFVNSLKIGKNGQAVIVDVGGHIIAGHNMEAMRAAKFDTTKVKLDPATQSVFIRALNIFKIQGPGTGLVHIKDQNYVTIASAMALAKKSWVLLINAPESDFANFAQIVQKQNIYFSLIVIVLSLLLAVGFIYQGRRVVFFQKRLKKGQKKIREESAGLLAIANTPSLLNPEKEIPAMTEVLAERAKAKRTSLWRLLPDGQRLLCEDMFDRTEDIHGSGIELAKHSHPALFECLRDSQLIDVPNAEEDDRFRSVQRVVMRTIDSSHLLFVPILDQHNPVGL; via the coding sequence ATGTCAAGTCCGTCTAACAGACGGTGGCAGATTGCCCAATTCCTAGCGCCCATTTTTGGGGTTGTCCTTGTTATTGGTGCGATAATTTTGGTTTCTCTCCATAATTATCACTCTACAAGAGAGGGGGCTATCCAGCTTTCTAGAAGTCTGCTGAATAGTGAGCAACGTTATATCACTCAAGAAGTGAGTAATTATCTTTCCCCCGCGCGCTCATCTTCAGTTGTGGCGAAAGACCTTTTAAACGGCCCTGATATTGATAAAGACGTCATTAATTTCATGCTTTTGGGGCGTTCTGTACTTAAAAATGTTCCACAAGTAGCCAGCTTTTATTTAGCTGATGACGAGGGACATTTTTGGATGATGGCCCCGCGTGATGGAAATTATGAAGAAACGACCTATAAAATAGAAAATGGGCAACACGTTTTTCATCATGAAATCAGGGATTCTGAAGGACGCTTTGTTAGTGAGGATGATTTAAAAACTGATCCTTATGATCCTAGAGGACAAAACTGGTATTTAGGAGCGTTAAAAAAAGAACAGCAACCAGGAAAACTAAGTCTTTTTTGGCGTGACCCTGTGCCCTATCTTTCTACTAATCAATTTATCATAACGGCTTCTACAACGTTTAAAACAATTGATGGGCGCCGTATGGTTTTTGCGATCAATATCGCACTGAACCAGCTTTCACATTTTGTAAATAGCTTGAAAATTGGCAAAAATGGGCAAGCTGTTATTGTTGATGTTGGTGGTCATATCATTGCCGGCCATAATATGGAGGCAATGAGAGCTGCCAAGTTTGATACTACAAAAGTAAAGCTAGATCCCGCAACACAGTCAGTATTCATACGCGCTCTAAATATTTTTAAAATTCAAGGACCTGGCACGGGGCTAGTACATATTAAGGATCAAAATTACGTCACAATCGCTTCTGCCATGGCTTTGGCAAAAAAATCGTGGGTTTTGCTAATTAATGCGCCGGAAAGTGATTTTGCCAATTTTGCTCAAATTGTTCAAAAGCAAAATATTTACTTTTCATTAATTGTTATAGTTTTGTCTCTCTTGCTTGCTGTAGGCTTTATTTATCAGGGCCGGCGTGTGGTCTTTTTTCAAAAAAGATTGAAAAAAGGCCAGAAAAAGATTCGCGAAGAAAGTGCTGGTCTTTTGGCGATTGCTAATACGCCTTCTTTATTGAATCCTGAAAAAGAAATTCCCGCCATGACTGAAGTTCTGGCTGAGCGGGCAAAGGCAAAAAGGACAAGCCTCTGGCGTTTATTACCCGATGGGCAGCGCTTACTGTGTGAAGATATGTTTGATCGTACAGAAGATATTCATGGCTCGGGCATTGAGCTAGCAAAGCATTCTCATCCAGCTTTATTTGAGTGTTTAAGAGATTCACAGCTCATTGATGTTCCTAATGCAGAGGAAGATGATAGGTTTCGGTCTGTCCAACGCGTTGTAATGAGAACGATCGATTCCAGCCATCTTCTTTTTGTTCCCATTCTGGACCAGCATAATCCCGTTGGGCTATAA
- the ygfZ gene encoding CAF17-like 4Fe-4S cluster assembly/insertion protein YgfZ, producing the protein MNSNHLSHRRVLSVTGKDRFTFLQGLVTADILALKPGEMSFSAFLTPQGKIRTLFYVFHAQETLYLDCSTHEADSFLKHLSLFKLRADISLTLTELHVYAGGPADTPPHDAIITSPDKRAPSAGWRSLSATTPSKLGGGDQNWLERRLENGLPENEDIILGKTIALEANLDGLNAVSWSKGCYMGQEVTARSHYRGLIKRRIIPVTLQSGAFPPEGGYLSLKDSEDIPLLSRKENKALVMLRRDFWTSESISFNHIPVKVTPADWFFKIVSSESSSS; encoded by the coding sequence ATGAATAGCAACCATCTTTCCCATCGCCGCGTTCTTTCTGTAACTGGAAAAGATCGATTTACCTTTCTTCAGGGGCTAGTTACCGCCGATATTTTGGCTCTTAAGCCCGGTGAAATGAGTTTTTCGGCCTTTCTGACGCCTCAGGGCAAAATAAGAACGCTTTTTTATGTTTTTCATGCACAAGAGACTCTTTATCTCGACTGCTCGACTCATGAGGCTGATTCTTTTTTAAAACATTTGAGTCTTTTTAAATTAAGAGCTGATATTTCTCTTACTTTAACGGAACTTCATGTTTATGCCGGCGGACCAGCAGACACACCGCCCCACGATGCCATTATTACGTCCCCAGATAAAAGGGCCCCTTCAGCAGGATGGCGCTCTTTAAGTGCGACCACTCCTTCAAAATTAGGGGGCGGAGATCAAAACTGGCTGGAACGACGTTTGGAAAATGGCCTGCCAGAAAATGAAGACATTATTTTAGGTAAAACCATAGCTTTGGAAGCTAATTTGGATGGTCTCAACGCTGTTTCCTGGAGCAAGGGATGCTATATGGGGCAAGAAGTGACTGCACGTTCACATTATAGAGGGCTGATCAAAAGAAGAATTATTCCTGTCACCCTTCAAAGCGGTGCGTTTCCACCAGAAGGCGGGTACCTTTCTCTAAAAGATTCAGAAGATATTCCTCTTCTTTCTAGAAAAGAAAATAAGGCGTTAGTTATGTTACGAAGAGATTTCTGGACAAGTGAGTCTATCTCTTTCAACCATATTCCGGTTAAGGTCACGCCTGCCGACTGGTTCTTTAAAATCGTGTCTTCTGAAAGTTCTTCTTCATGA
- a CDS encoding S-(hydroxymethyl)glutathione dehydrogenase/class III alcohol dehydrogenase — protein MDVRAALALEAGKPLIIDTVQLEGPQEGEVLVEIKATGLCHTDKFTLSGKDPEGLFPSILGHEGAGIVREVGAGVKALKPGDHVIPLYTPECRGCPSCLSRKTNLCTAIRSTQGKGVMPDGTTRFSYKGKPVHHYMGCSTFANYTVMPEIALAKIRSDAPFDKVCYIGCGVTTGIGAVLFTAKVEPMSSVAVFGLGGIGLNVIQGAKMAGAKRIIGIDTNPEREAIARKFGLTDFVNPKDLNSEDELVGHLIEMTNGGLDYTFECVGNVKLMRQALESAHRGWGVSCVIGVAGAGQEISTRPFQLITGRRWIGSAFGGARGRTDVPKIVDWYMEGRINIDDLITQKLTLDNINKGFDMMERGEGIRTVVEY, from the coding sequence ATGGACGTACGTGCAGCTCTGGCTCTTGAAGCCGGAAAACCTCTAATTATTGATACGGTCCAGCTCGAAGGTCCCCAAGAGGGTGAGGTTCTTGTCGAAATTAAAGCAACAGGCTTGTGTCACACAGATAAATTCACGCTTTCAGGAAAAGATCCGGAAGGCTTGTTTCCTTCAATTCTGGGTCATGAAGGTGCTGGAATTGTCCGTGAGGTTGGTGCTGGTGTGAAGGCGTTAAAGCCAGGTGATCATGTTATTCCGCTTTATACCCCTGAATGCAGGGGGTGCCCTTCCTGCTTGTCGCGAAAAACAAATTTATGTACTGCGATTCGCTCTACCCAGGGAAAGGGTGTAATGCCCGATGGCACGACGCGTTTTTCCTATAAAGGTAAGCCGGTGCACCATTATATGGGCTGCTCCACATTTGCTAATTACACCGTAATGCCCGAAATTGCTTTGGCAAAAATCCGTTCCGACGCTCCGTTTGACAAAGTATGTTATATTGGTTGTGGCGTTACGACAGGTATCGGTGCTGTACTTTTCACAGCAAAGGTTGAACCTATGTCTAGCGTGGCTGTTTTTGGACTTGGCGGTATTGGCCTTAACGTTATTCAGGGCGCTAAAATGGCTGGGGCCAAACGTATTATTGGCATAGATACAAACCCAGAGCGTGAAGCCATAGCGCGTAAATTTGGCCTTACAGATTTTGTAAATCCTAAAGATCTGAACAGTGAAGATGAATTAGTAGGCCATCTCATAGAGATGACAAATGGTGGGCTGGATTATACATTTGAGTGTGTCGGAAATGTAAAGCTCATGCGCCAGGCTCTTGAGAGTGCTCATAGAGGGTGGGGAGTGTCTTGTGTAATTGGTGTTGCTGGCGCAGGACAGGAAATTAGTACAAGACCATTTCAGCTTATAACGGGGCGACGTTGGATTGGCTCGGCTTTTGGTGGAGCAAGAGGGCGCACTGATGTACCAAAAATTGTTGACTGGTATATGGAAGGGCGCATCAATATTGATGATTTAATCACCCAGAAACTGACTTTGGACAATATTAATAAAGGCTTTGACATGATGGAGCGCGGTGAGGGTATTCGTACAGTCGTGGAGTATTGA